One Deltaproteobacteria bacterium genomic window, AATTCGGCTTCAATCATTCCACCTTGGCGATCTGGATCTCGGATCACATCAAGGCGGCAATACTGAATCTTCTCCTCGCTTCGATCCTCTTGTCCGCGTTGCTCTGGACCATCAAAGCGTTTCCGGACCGATGGTGGCTGGCCGCTTTCGCCATCATCTCCGGGATTCAACTCCTGCTGAGCGTACTCTATCCAATAGCGATCGCTCCGTTGTTCAACAAGTTCGAGCCGCTCAAGGACCAGGAACTGGCTCAAAAAGTCCGGGACCTGACGCGAGAAAACGGCATCCGCATTAAGAAGATTCTGCAGATGGACGCAGGGAAGCGGAGTCGCCATACGAACGCTTATTTTACCGGCTTCGGTAGGACAAAGAGGGTGGTTTTGTTCGACACGCTCCTTAATTCGCATTCGCAAGATGAGATTCTCGCCGTGCTGGCTCACGAGATGGGTCATCATAAAGGCCGCCACGTCTGGAAGCAGTTCGGGCTTTTTGAGGCCGCCATGTTTGCCGGCTTGTATGTGAGCTACAGGCTCCTGGATTGGCCTCAACTCTATTCGGCGTTCGGTTTCGTAACCATGAAACCTTATGTCGGGCTCTTCTTATTAGGGATTTTCTGGCAGAAAGTGGGTTATTTTCTCAGCCCTTTGTATATGGCGTTATCCAGAAGGCACGAGCGGTATGCGGACTCGTTTGCAGTGAAGCTGTTGAAAACGGGAAGACCGATGGCCGCTGCCTTGAGGCGTCTAGGCGTGGACAATCTGAGCAATCTGACTCCCCACCCTTTGTACGTACGTTTCCACTACTCCCACCCGCCTTTGGTCAAGCGGGTGGAAGCCCTGGAACCAGAAGCCTGAGAACATCCGGCGGATCGAGACCCGCGGAACGACCGGTTTTCAGAATTCGACGGCGAGCTGCGACGTTACCACATCTTCCTTGTCCAGATCCTCGTCGTTGTCATCGTACACGCCATGCAGATATTCGATGGACCAGGTGGTGAACGGGAAGATCTCCCACCCGAACACGCCGCCGTAACGCACTTGGGGAAGCAAGGAATACAAATCCATCGACCGTTCGTACTTGCCGGCAACCTGGAATTTCTCCAGAAAACTGAACGCCAACTCGAGATTCCAGGCGCTGGGCTTGGCCGATCTAGCCTCCTCGTTCAACACCGCGAAGTCGAGTTCACCGGGACGAAAGTCGTCCAAGGAAGTAACATATTCCGCCGACAAAGAAACCGGGCCGACGCTCCCTATGCCGAAAACCGAAAATCCGGCCACCAGCTCTTGCAGTTTCCGGTCCGGAACCCGCTCCGACAGCATATCCGAATCGGCCAGGTTACTGAAATACGAAGCGCCCAGCTTTACCCTGAAAAGTCCCAGAGTCCCTTCCGGATTATATACCTGAGCATTCGCCCACCAACTGTTGATCCGATCATCTTCTTCATCGGAAACATCACCGTTGAAACCGCCAATGCTCAAGTTGGCCCACGTTCCCACATATCCTACGGCCGCGGCGCTTTCTCGGGTTTCGGCAACCTCCAACGTCAATGGGTCGGAAATGAAATACGTATTGAATTCTCCGTAAGAGGGATAGAACCTCCCGGCCAGAAGATAGAAGGGAAAGGTCTCTGAAGCGCCCAACGTAATGGTCCCTTCGTCGACATCCAAAGGTTCCGTATCGTCTTCCTCCCACAACAGTATCAGATGAGCATT contains:
- a CDS encoding M48 family metallopeptidase, coding for MIEWNPVLVVFLSVYVFQSVFDLWLEKLNRDHLRKWGDRAPDSFRTVLDAEKLGKMRAYTIENSNFDSFQTLISDGLLIAMIVFGFFPGIERPIQEWGLTLIPAGLIFMLAAGTVSFLIHLPFDYAHTFGIEQKFGFNHSTLAIWISDHIKAAILNLLLASILLSALLWTIKAFPDRWWLAAFAIISGIQLLLSVLYPIAIAPLFNKFEPLKDQELAQKVRDLTRENGIRIKKILQMDAGKRSRHTNAYFTGFGRTKRVVLFDTLLNSHSQDEILAVLAHEMGHHKGRHVWKQFGLFEAAMFAGLYVSYRLLDWPQLYSAFGFVTMKPYVGLFLLGIFWQKVGYFLSPLYMALSRRHERYADSFAVKLLKTGRPMAAALRRLGVDNLSNLTPHPLYVRFHYSHPPLVKRVEALEPEA
- a CDS encoding LbtU family siderophore porin; protein product: MAFLLPAVPFTRRGGSGKEIEMYLKGVLIVLLGVFVVLVSHVPSRSQMSNEELLLELKLLKERVQELEQEIRQRSAAGEQKSSHQEFDRIRSEDERVSTELTRLGEENKGMKGILDEISHRVTVNGLVEIEASYSSLERKGDKGDEKTSDITLATAQLEFDAPIHEYVNAHLILLWEEDDTEPLDVDEGTITLGASETFPFYLLAGRFYPSYGEFNTYFISDPLTLEVAETRESAAAVGYVGTWANLSIGGFNGDVSDEEDDRINSWWANAQVYNPEGTLGLFRVKLGASYFSNLADSDMLSERVPDRKLQELVAGFSVFGIGSVGPVSLSAEYVTSLDDFRPGELDFAVLNEEARSAKPSAWNLELAFSFLEKFQVAGKYERSMDLYSLLPQVRYGGVFGWEIFPFTTWSIEYLHGVYDDNDEDLDKEDVVTSQLAVEF